DNA from Candidatus Methylomirabilis limnetica:
TCGGGGCCAGCAACTACACCTACGCGGAAGCCACCCGCACCCAGCGGGTCCCCGACTGGCTCGGGAGCCATCAGCGACTCCTGGCGTTCATGGGCGGGGTGCCGAGCGCCATTGTCCCGGACCAGTTGAAGACCGGGGTCACCGTCCCTTGCCGGTACGAGCCCGGCCTGCAGAGGACCTACGAAGAGTTCGCCCAGCACTACGGCACCACGATCCTCCCCGCCCGGCCGGCGAAGCCACGGGACAAGGCGAAAATCGAAGTGGCCGTGCAGATCGCCGAACGGTGGATCCTCGCCCGACTCCGGCACGAGGCGTTCGGCTCGCTAGGAGCCCTGAACGCCCGGATCTGGGAACTGCTCACCGCCCTGAACAGCCGCCGAATGCGCTCCTACCAGGCGAGCCGCCAGGAGCTGTTCGAGCGGCTGGACCGTCCGGCGCTCCGGCCCTTGCCCCCGGCGCCCTTCGTCTACGGCGAGTGGAAACTCGCCCGCGTGAACATTGACTACCACGTGGAACTCGACGGCCACTACTACTCGGTGCCCCATGCTCTGGTGCACGAACGAGTGGACGTCCGCAGCACGGCCATGACAGTGGAGATCTTCCACCACGGCCAGCGAGTGGCCGCCCATGTCCGCAGCATTTCCCGCGGGCGGCACACCACCCTTACCGCTCACATGCCCAAGGCCCACCAGCAGCACCGGGAGTGGAGTCCCTCTCGGCTCATCGCGTGGGCCGAGACCGTCGGGCCGCAGACCGCCGCCCTGGTCGAGGCCATCCTGGCGAGCCGCCCCCACCCGGAGCAGGGCTACCGGTCGTGTCTGGGGATCCTGCGCCTCGCGCGGCGAGATGGGCCCCTGCGGCTCGAGGCGGCGTGTACCCGGGCACTCGCAGTGGGCGCGCGCTCCTACCGGCACGTCGATGCGATCTTGAAGCACGGACTCGACCGTTCTCCAGTGCCGGACGCCGGTTCAGTCCCCACTGCCCGCCCGGTCATCCACGACCAGTTGCGCGGGCCCACCTACTATCAGTGAACCGATACACAGACAGGAGAGAGACATGCTCAGCCCCCCGACGATGGAGACGCTCCACGCTCTGAAGCTCACCACTTTGGCGGCCGCCTGGACCGCCCAGCAGCAGGACGCTGCTATGAGCCAGCTTGGCTTCGACGAACGCCTCGGCCTTCTGGTCGAGGCCGAGTGGCTCGCCCGGGAGAACGCCCGGTTCACCCGAACCCTTAAGACCGCCAAACTGAAGCTCAGCCAGGCGTGTCTTGAGGCGATCGAGTACCCGGCCCGGCGGGCACTCGACAAGGCCCTGATCCGCCAGCTCGCCACCGGTCGCTGGATCGCCGAGCATCAGCACGTGCTCATCAGCGGGGCGACCGGGACCGGGAAGACCTTCGTCGCCTGTGCTCTGGTCCACCAGGCGTGCC
Protein-coding regions in this window:
- the istB gene encoding IS21-like element helper ATPase IstB encodes the protein MLSPPTMETLHALKLTTLAAAWTAQQQDAAMSQLGFDERLGLLVEAEWLARENARFTRTLKTAKLKLSQACLEAIEYPARRALDKALIRQLATGRWIAEHQHVLISGATGTGKTFVACALVHQACRQGYRALYWRLSRLFHALALARADGTYARLLATLARVDVLLLDDFGLAPLQEAERRDLLEILEDRYGTRSTIVTSQLPPAHWHEAIGEPTLADAICDRLLHNSHRVMLQGPSQRKEKKLEA
- the istA gene encoding IS21 family transposase, whose protein sequence is MATERLPMRQIREILRQKWTLTRSHRQVASSLAVSLGTVTGVLRRATHAGLDWPHVQTLTDDALEIRLYGAPATPGVTRPLPDCAYLHTERRKPGVTLELLHLEYLEQHPTGYRYTRFCDLYRRWLARHRLTMRQDHRAGEKIFVDYAGQKPTLVDPTTGVVTEVELFVGVLGASNYTYAEATRTQRVPDWLGSHQRLLAFMGGVPSAIVPDQLKTGVTVPCRYEPGLQRTYEEFAQHYGTTILPARPAKPRDKAKIEVAVQIAERWILARLRHEAFGSLGALNARIWELLTALNSRRMRSYQASRQELFERLDRPALRPLPPAPFVYGEWKLARVNIDYHVELDGHYYSVPHALVHERVDVRSTAMTVEIFHHGQRVAAHVRSISRGRHTTLTAHMPKAHQQHREWSPSRLIAWAETVGPQTAALVEAILASRPHPEQGYRSCLGILRLARRDGPLRLEAACTRALAVGARSYRHVDAILKHGLDRSPVPDAGSVPTARPVIHDQLRGPTYYQ